The nucleotide sequence TGTTGTTATATTAGGGAATGAATCTCTAATTTCTTCAAATATAGTCTTATTTTTATTTAAATCCGATTGTTCTTGATCATAATATGTAATGTTTAGTCCACTCCCATAAATTATTTCTCCAGAAGTTTGATGTATTTTTTTGCATAGTATTTTAAAGAAAGTGGATTTACCTATTCCATTTTCTCCTATGAATGCTATTTTTTGATTTTTTGTAACACATAAATTTATATTTTCAAATAGTTTTCGATCATCATAATATTTTGTTAAATTTTTTACTAGTAAAATATCATTTCCTGTTTTTTCAGATAATTCAAATTCTATATTCTTTATTTTATTCGATAGTTCAGGTTTATCAATTAAACTGATTTTATTTAATCTTTTTTCACGGCTATCAGCTGCTTTAATTCTTTTTTTACTATAACATGCCCTATAGTTTTTAATAATTTCAAGTTCTTTATTAATAAATTTTTGTTGAAGATTATATTTGTTTATTAAATTTTCTATATGTATTTTTTTTAGATTTATAAATTTTGTGTAGTTTGAGTTAAATGTAAGTATTTGTTTATTTTCAAGCTCAAAAATATGAGTAACTATTTTATCAAGGAAGTATCTATCATGTGATACTACTATAATTGTACCTTTATAATTTTTTAAATAATTTTCAAACCATTCGATAGAGTCGAGATCTAGGTGATTTGTCGGCTCATCAAGAAGAAGTATATCTGGCTTTTTTAATAACAATTTAGCTAAATCAAGTCTTTTCTTTTCACCGCCGCTTAAATGTTTGGATGATTCATGCATTCTTTGATTATCAAATTTTAAATAATTGAGAATTTTTATTGTTTCAGTTTTGTATGTATATCCACCACTATTATTAAATTTATTCATCAAATCTGTATATTCAATTATTAAATCCTCATTTTGATTATTTTCAAGCATTGACTCTAAATTTTTTAATCTGTTTTCCATTTTTATAAGGTTATCAAATACATTTAAAGCATTTTCATATATGGACAAATTGGGATTTAAGTTAGAGTTTTGATTTAAATATCCAATAGTTTTATTTTTATTTATAAATATTTCACCAGAATCATAAGGTATTTCTTTTGTTAGTATTTTTAATAGTGTTGATTTACCACCACCATTTTGCCCAATTAATCCAATTTTATCACCTTCATTGATATTGAATGAAATATCTGAGAGTATTTTCTTAATACCATAACTTTTATAAATGTTTTTAAAGCTTATTATAAGCATGGTTTCACCTACAATTATATAAATTTTAGCAAACTAGATTATAATAAATTTATATATAATTTAAAATATACATTGCTTAAAAATTATATTATCTGTTATTATATCTCTATAGTAATGTTTAATTATATCAGTAAAAGTATTTATATGCAATTTTGATGAAAGGGTAGTGTAGATTTATGCTAGATAAAATAAAAGGAGGACTTGTAATATCTTGTCAGGCTTTACCAGATGAGCCGTTGCATAGTCCGTTTATTATGGGGAGAATGGCACTTGCAGCAAAAGAAGCAGGGGCAATAGGTATACGAGCACAGGGAGTTTCTGACATAATAGAGATTAAAAGAGTAACTGATTTACCTGTAATTGGAATTATAAAAAGGGATTATGAAGGTTCGGAAGTGTATATAACTCCTACAATGAAAGAGGTTAATGAACTTTTAAGTTCTGGATGTGATATGATAGCATTAGATGCAACAAATAGAGTAAGACCTAATTGTGAAAAACTTAAAGATTTAATTTTAAGTATTAAAAGAGAAAATATTTTAGTTATGGCTGATATTTCAAATTATGAGGAAGGAGTTATGGCTGAGGAGCTTGGATGTGATTGTGTATCTACAACATTATCTGGATATACATCGTATACACAAAGAGAAGATGAACCAGATTTAGAATTAATGAAAAAACTTGTTAGAGATTTGAAAATACCAGTAATTGCTGAAGGAAGGATAAATACCCCGGAAGATTTAAAAAGTGTGTATGATATAGGGATACATTCAGCTGTGGTTGGATCAGCAATAACAAGACCGCAACTAATAGCTAAAAGATTCATTGATGTTATAAATAAGTGAATCTGATAAATTTAGTGTTATATTTTATTGTTTTATTATTATTTGAAAACGTTTTATTAAGTGAGGTTTTATTTATGAAAGGTATTTATTCAGCTCTTTTAACTTCTTTTGATAAAGAAGGAAATATTAATGAGAAGGGTATAAGGGAACTTGTTAGGCACAATATAGATTGTGTTAAGGTTGATGGTATTTATGTTAATGGTAGCACTGGAGAGAACTTCATGTTATCAACAGAAGAGAAGAAGAAGATATTTCAAATTGTAAAAGATGAGGCTGATGGTAAGATTAAATTGATTGCCCAAATTGGTTCTATAAATTTAAAAGAGAGTATTGAGCTTGGAAATTATGCAACAGAATTAGGATATGACTCATTAAGTGCCGTAACACCATTTTATTACAAATTTACATTTGAAGAGATAAAAGATTATTATAACACTATAATAAAAGAAACTCAAAATAACATGATAATATATTCTATACCATATTTAACAGGAGTTGATATGGGACTTGATAATTTTGGGGAGCTTTTTAAAAATCCTAAAATAATAGGAGTTAAGTTTACAAATCCAGATTTTTATTTACTTGAGAGGATTATATATACATTTCCAGATAAATTAGTTTATTCGGGATTTGATGAAATGCTTCTACCTGCTGCAGTAGTTGGAGTAGATGGAGCAATAGGATCAACATTTAATGTAAATGGAAGAAGAGCTAAGGAAATATTTGATTTAGTTAGTAAAGGAAAATTAAAAGAGGCAAGGGAATTACAAAGTATTACAAATAATTTAATTACAGAAATTTTAAACAACGGATTATATCAAACAATTAAATTAATATTAGAAGAGTTTGGTGTAAATGCTGGTTATTGCAAGAGACCTTTTAGAGAGTCAACTGATGAAATGAAGAAAAATGCGAAAGAAATATTTAATAAGTATTTTTAATTATGAGGAATTGGATTAATTATGGGATTTAGTTTAATAGATTTTGGAGTGCTAATTGTTTATCTTATAATAGTTCTATTTATTGGTCTTTACTTTTCAAAAAAAGATATGAATGGTAAGGAATTTTTTAAAGGGGATGGCACAATACCTTGGTGGGTTACATCAGTATCAATATTTGCAACACTTTTAAGCCCTATATCATTTTTATCATTAGTTGGTAATTCCTATAATGGGACATGGATCTTATGGTTTGCACAACTTGGGGTATTTATAGCAATACCACTTACAATAAGACTATTTTTGCCAGTATTTAGTAGGCTCAATATAGATACGGCATATCATTATTTAGAGATAAGATATAAAAGTAAGGGATTACGTGTTATAGGGGCTGTTATATTTATTATTTATCAAATAGGTAGAATGTCTATAATAATGTACTTACCATCGATAGTTTTATCAAGATTATCTAACATAAATGTAAACATATTCATAATACTTATGGGAGTTATTGCAATTATATATTCATATTCTGGAGGTATAAAATCTGTTTTATGGACTGATTTTATACAGGGGGTAATTTTAATTTTAGGAGTTATTGGAACATTTATATTTATATTATTTAAACTAGAAGGTGGTTTTGGTGATATAGCAGGTGTGCTATTTAATGAACAAAAGTTTATATCAAGTAGTGATGTGTTGTTTGACCCAAATTTGCTTAAAACTAGTGTATTTATGCTTATTGTTGGAGGAGGATTAAATACATTTTCTTCATATATATCTAGTCAAGATGTTGTTCAAAGATTTACAACAACAACGGATATAAAAAAATTGAAGAAAATGACGTATGCAAATGGAATATTATCTATTGCTGCGGCTACTATATTTTATTTAATAGGTACGGCGTTATTTGTATTTTATAGACAAAATCCAAGTCTTTTGGTAGATACTGCTCAAGATCAAATTTATGCCTCATTCATAGCTTATCAATTACCAGTAGGTATAACAGGATTGTTATTAGCTGCTATATATGCTGCATCTCAATCTACTTTATCTACAGGATTAAATTCAGTTGCAACAAGTTGGACACTTGATATACAAAATTATATAACTAAAGGGCTGAGTTTTAAAACTCAAACTAAAATTGCTCAATTAGTTTCATTGGTTGTTGGTGTTGTATCTGTAATTGTTGCTATGATTCTTGCGACAAGTGAAATTAATTCGGCGTATGAGTGGTTTAATGGATTTGTTGGTGCAGTTCTTGGAGTTTTGGCAGGAATATTTGTACTTGGAATTGCGTGCAAAAATGCAACAAAATTATCTGCATATATAGGATTTATTACAGCTACGATAATCGTACTTTCACTTAAATATATGAATTTAAATATTGATGTTTCTATATGGTCATATTCGCTTATAAGTATAGTTGTTACAGTTGTAGTTGGATATATAGTTAGTTTATTTTGTCGTAAAAATAAATAAAAATAAAATTTTATGGATATTCTCTTGATATTAGAATATCCATTTTATTATTTACTAAAAAATTTTTAGAGAGTATACTAAAAAATAATTAAATTGGAGGTAATTAGTTATGGAATTGAGGTATTGTTTATCATTTGATATAGGGGGAACTTTTATAAAGTATGCTATTATTGATAATAAAGGAATGATTTATAAAAAAGATAAAATTAATACTCCATCATATCCAGCGAAAGAAACTATACCAAATACGCTTATAGATATATTTAATAAATTAAAATCAGAATTTAATATTGATTGTATAGGAGTATCTACAGCAGGGCAAGTTGATGTTGATAAATGTGAAATAAAGTATGCAACAAATAGTATACCAGGGTATATTGGTACGAATTTTAGAGAGTGTATAGGAAAGAGATTTAATATACCTGTATTTGCTGACAATGATGTTAATTCAGCAGCTATTGGTGAAATGTGGCTTGGAAATGGTAGAGGAGTTAAAAATTTTTTATGTATGACTTTAGGAACAGGAGTTGGAGGGGCTATTATAATAGATAATAAGTTACATCGTGGTAATAATTATTCGGCAGGTGAGATTGGACATTTTATTATCTTTCCTAATGGATATAAGTGTAGTTGTGGATTAAATGGATGTTATGAGAGATATGCATCTACATCAGCATTAATTAGAATTTATAAAGAAGAATTGATTAAAAATAATTTACCATGTAATGATACTTATACAGGAGAATACATAGTTGATTTATATTATAAGGGAGATAGTATAGCAAGTTTGGTATATGATAAATTTTTGGATTATATATCGTATGGTATATCAAATTTAATTCGTATTTTAGATATTGGTCTTGTATTAATTGGTGGAGGTATATCGGAACAAGGAGATCCATTTTTTAGTGAAATAAATAAAAGATTTAAAAAATATGTAATTGATGTGTATAAAGATGGTACTATAATAAAGCAAGCTGCACTCAAAAATGATGCTGGTGTTATTGGTGCGGCATATAATTCATTTTTGTATATAAATGCATTATAATTTTTAAAATTTTGGAGGTATGATGTGGAAATTTTATTTATTCCAGTAGCATTAGCTTTAGATGCTTTCGGAGTAGCATTAAGTTTGGGATTTTCAAATAAACACAAGTTTAAGCAACTTATATTATTTTGTTTGAGTTTTGGATTCTTTCAGTTTTTATTTTCATTTTTAGGTGGAATTTTTGGAGATGTAATAAATTCATATGTTTTAACTATTCCAAAAGTATTTGGAGGAATTGTTATCTTAATTGTAGGTATATTGATGTTTAAAGAGGCTTTGGGACATTGTGATGAGGATAATTATGAGGATAAAAAATTATTTAATAATTTGTATATTACTCTTGGTATATCTGTTAGTATAGATGCGTTAGTTGTAGGGTTTACAGCATACAATTTGCATAATTTAAAATTAATATTTTTAAACACACTTTTAGTTGGAGTTGTAACATTAATTTTATCATTATTTGCAGTATTTTTATCTGCTCATTTAAAGAGAATAAGAATTATAACAAAATACGCAGATTTTTTAGGGGGAGTTTTGCTTATACTATTTGGCTTGAAAATGATTTTTTTCTAGATTTATAATATATCCAATATAAAAGTAATTGAGTACATAATTAAGAGTATGGAGTAAAATTGAATAAAATGGTATAATTTATGAAATGACTAGCAATAGTTTTGAGTTAGCTAAGTTTAATGATCCAGAGGTAGTTGTTTATGGAATATATAGATATTTTAAATAGGGTAGGATTAAAAGTAACAAAACCTAGGAGTATTGTTTTAAATATATTTAAGAGTACTGATAAAATTTTGAATGTATCTGAAATTTATGATGTGTGTAAAGATAAAGGGTTTACCATAAATTTATCTACTATATATAGAACATGTGAAAAATTTTCACAAAAAAAAATTATTGATAAAGTTATTGGAAATGATAGAGTAAGTGGATATAAACTTTCTACAATATCTCATGTTCATGAGATTAAGTGTAATTTTTGTAATAAAGTTGTTCACATAAATTGTCCTTTTAATGTTTTGATACAACACATAGAAGATGATACAGGATTTACTTTGACGAAGCATAATATAGAGATAGCTGGTATATGTAATGAATGCAAAAAAAACAAGAACTATTAATTAGTTCTTGTTTTTTGTAATTATAAGGCAAATTATTAGAATTATTATTGATGTAAGGGCTATTGTACCACCTGGAGCTGTATTTAAATGATAAGATAAAAAAAGCCCTAAAAGAATGCATATTATTCCTAGAATAATTGAAATTAACACCGTTTGGGAAAATCCTTTTTTAAATCTAAATGATGCGGCAACAGGTATAATCATAATTGATGATACAACAAGAAGACCGATAACTTTTATAGACGCAGATATTGTTAAACTTAGTAATACCGAAAATAATACATTGTAAAATGACGTATTGAATTTAGATACTTTATAGAAATCTTCATCTAATATCATTAATACAAATTTTTTATAATTAAGTATTAATGTTATTAATACGATCAAGCTTGTACATATTATAAATATTAAATCGTTTCTATTTAATGTAAGGATGCTCCCAAATATTATACTTTCTATATTTATTTTGACAAGACTACTACTTGATATAATTATAGCTATACCTAAACTTAAGGTTAGAAGTATGGAAAGGGATATTTCTGAGAAATTTTTATAATATTTTCTTAAATATTCAATTAAAATAGCACAAGCTATAGTATATACAATTGATACAAGTAAGGAATTTATTCCTAGTACGTATGATAGTGCAACACCAGCAAAAGAAGCATGAGATAGAGTATCACTTATGTATGAATATCTTTTGAGGACTATAAAATTTCCTATGAATGGACATATTATAGATACAAAAAAAC is from Candidatus Arthromitus sp. SFB-rat-Yit and encodes:
- a CDS encoding ABC-F family ATP-binding cassette domain-containing protein, which translates into the protein MLIISFKNIYKSYGIKKILSDISFNINEGDKIGLIGQNGGGKSTLLKILTKEIPYDSGEIFINKNKTIGYLNQNSNLNPNLSIYENALNVFDNLIKMENRLKNLESMLENNQNEDLIIEYTDLMNKFNNSGGYTYKTETIKILNYLKFDNQRMHESSKHLSGGEKKRLDLAKLLLKKPDILLLDEPTNHLDLDSIEWFENYLKNYKGTIIVVSHDRYFLDKIVTHIFELENKQILTFNSNYTKFINLKKIHIENLINKYNLQQKFINKELEIIKNYRACYSKKRIKAADSREKRLNKISLIDKPELSNKIKNIEFELSEKTGNDILLVKNLTKYYDDRKLFENINLCVTKNQKIAFIGENGIGKSTFFKILCKKIHQTSGEIIYGSGLNITYYDQEQSDLNKNKTIFEEIRDSFPNITTQVIRRHLSNFLFKDDDIHKEISLLSGGEKCRLSLLKIILSKSNVLFMDEPTNHLDIYTREILEDAIINFEGTCLIISHDRYFLNKVASIIYEFKNNSLIEYLGNYDYYISKQNLLSKEDSLKLIEETINSRYGKTKSKNKNRVHEKSKKGKDITRKIFKVESEINKTEEKISFLQEKLTLKEIYSNYEKLNEINKEINSLKQILSSLYEEWENLI
- a CDS encoding N-acetylmannosamine-6-phosphate 2-epimerase, encoding MLDKIKGGLVISCQALPDEPLHSPFIMGRMALAAKEAGAIGIRAQGVSDIIEIKRVTDLPVIGIIKRDYEGSEVYITPTMKEVNELLSSGCDMIALDATNRVRPNCEKLKDLILSIKRENILVMADISNYEEGVMAEELGCDCVSTTLSGYTSYTQREDEPDLELMKKLVRDLKIPVIAEGRINTPEDLKSVYDIGIHSAVVGSAITRPQLIAKRFIDVINK
- a CDS encoding N-acetylneuraminate lyase, producing MKGIYSALLTSFDKEGNINEKGIRELVRHNIDCVKVDGIYVNGSTGENFMLSTEEKKKIFQIVKDEADGKIKLIAQIGSINLKESIELGNYATELGYDSLSAVTPFYYKFTFEEIKDYYNTIIKETQNNMIIYSIPYLTGVDMGLDNFGELFKNPKIIGVKFTNPDFYLLERIIYTFPDKLVYSGFDEMLLPAAVVGVDGAIGSTFNVNGRRAKEIFDLVSKGKLKEARELQSITNNLITEILNNGLYQTIKLILEEFGVNAGYCKRPFRESTDEMKKNAKEIFNKYF
- a CDS encoding sodium:solute symporter, whose translation is MGFSLIDFGVLIVYLIIVLFIGLYFSKKDMNGKEFFKGDGTIPWWVTSVSIFATLLSPISFLSLVGNSYNGTWILWFAQLGVFIAIPLTIRLFLPVFSRLNIDTAYHYLEIRYKSKGLRVIGAVIFIIYQIGRMSIIMYLPSIVLSRLSNINVNIFIILMGVIAIIYSYSGGIKSVLWTDFIQGVILILGVIGTFIFILFKLEGGFGDIAGVLFNEQKFISSSDVLFDPNLLKTSVFMLIVGGGLNTFSSYISSQDVVQRFTTTTDIKKLKKMTYANGILSIAAATIFYLIGTALFVFYRQNPSLLVDTAQDQIYASFIAYQLPVGITGLLLAAIYAASQSTLSTGLNSVATSWTLDIQNYITKGLSFKTQTKIAQLVSLVVGVVSVIVAMILATSEINSAYEWFNGFVGAVLGVLAGIFVLGIACKNATKLSAYIGFITATIIVLSLKYMNLNIDVSIWSYSLISIVVTVVVGYIVSLFCRKNK
- a CDS encoding ROK family protein; the encoded protein is MELRYCLSFDIGGTFIKYAIIDNKGMIYKKDKINTPSYPAKETIPNTLIDIFNKLKSEFNIDCIGVSTAGQVDVDKCEIKYATNSIPGYIGTNFRECIGKRFNIPVFADNDVNSAAIGEMWLGNGRGVKNFLCMTLGTGVGGAIIIDNKLHRGNNYSAGEIGHFIIFPNGYKCSCGLNGCYERYASTSALIRIYKEELIKNNLPCNDTYTGEYIVDLYYKGDSIASLVYDKFLDYISYGISNLIRILDIGLVLIGGGISEQGDPFFSEINKRFKKYVIDVYKDGTIIKQAALKNDAGVIGAAYNSFLYINAL
- a CDS encoding manganese efflux pump MntP, which produces MEILFIPVALALDAFGVALSLGFSNKHKFKQLILFCLSFGFFQFLFSFLGGIFGDVINSYVLTIPKVFGGIVILIVGILMFKEALGHCDEDNYEDKKLFNNLYITLGISVSIDALVVGFTAYNLHNLKLIFLNTLLVGVVTLILSLFAVFLSAHLKRIRIITKYADFLGGVLLILFGLKMIFF
- a CDS encoding Fur family transcriptional regulator: MEYIDILNRVGLKVTKPRSIVLNIFKSTDKILNVSEIYDVCKDKGFTINLSTIYRTCEKFSQKKIIDKVIGNDRVSGYKLSTISHVHEIKCNFCNKVVHINCPFNVLIQHIEDDTGFTLTKHNIEIAGICNECKKNKNY
- a CDS encoding metal ABC transporter permease; translation: MFKYEFIRNAFIAGFFVSIICPFIGNFIVLKRYSYISDTLSHASFAGVALSYVLGINSLLVSIVYTIACAILIEYLRKYYKNFSEISLSILLTLSLGIAIIISSSSLVKINIESIIFGSILTLNRNDLIFIICTSLIVLITLILNYKKFVLMILDEDFYKVSKFNTSFYNVLFSVLLSLTISASIKVIGLLVVSSIMIIPVAASFRFKKGFSQTVLISIILGIICILLGLFLSYHLNTAPGGTIALTSIIILIICLIITKNKN